From a region of the Acidimicrobiales bacterium genome:
- a CDS encoding Gfo/Idh/MocA family oxidoreductase, which produces MAELPPLRMGVLGAAKISASALYHPVATNPDVELVAIAARDRGRAQQHAAEHSIASVEDTYEDVLARDDIDAIFNPLPISLHHQWTIAALQAGKHVLCEKPFASNAAQAAEMVAVGRNEGRVLVEAFHWRYHPMATRIDELVDAVGGATRIDALFNAPVPADDAVRRSWELSGGALMDLGCYPVQWTRFAARAEPTNIQARMRTHAPTGSELVDSQTELWLEFSGGCVAHVSTSMDDEFAAHLAVEGPNGRFVVHNPLAPHMGNRIDIELNGRSSTETVEGLTTYQHQMAAFVDAVRNGVAVPTGGADSVATMLVIDRAYVAAGLPRRGSALN; this is translated from the coding sequence TGGCCACCAATCCAGACGTCGAGCTGGTGGCCATCGCTGCCCGCGACCGAGGCCGAGCCCAGCAACATGCCGCCGAGCACTCGATCGCCTCGGTGGAGGACACCTACGAAGACGTCCTGGCCCGCGACGACATCGACGCCATCTTCAATCCGTTGCCCATAAGCCTCCATCACCAGTGGACAATCGCCGCGCTTCAGGCCGGCAAGCACGTGTTGTGCGAGAAGCCCTTTGCTTCCAACGCAGCCCAGGCCGCCGAGATGGTGGCTGTGGGTCGCAACGAGGGGCGGGTGCTCGTCGAGGCCTTCCACTGGCGCTATCACCCCATGGCGACGCGTATCGACGAGCTGGTCGACGCGGTGGGCGGGGCGACTCGCATCGATGCGTTGTTCAATGCACCTGTGCCCGCCGACGACGCGGTGCGCCGGTCATGGGAACTCTCGGGCGGCGCCCTGATGGACCTCGGCTGCTATCCGGTTCAGTGGACCCGGTTCGCGGCCCGGGCCGAGCCCACGAACATCCAGGCCCGCATGCGCACACACGCTCCGACCGGAAGCGAGCTGGTCGACTCCCAAACCGAGCTGTGGCTCGAGTTCTCGGGCGGGTGCGTGGCTCATGTGTCGACCAGCATGGACGACGAGTTCGCGGCACATCTGGCGGTCGAGGGTCCAAACGGCAGGTTCGTGGTTCACAACCCGCTGGCGCCTCACATGGGCAACCGCATCGACATCGAGCTGAACGGCCGGTCGTCGACCGAGACCGTCGAGGGGCTCACCACCTACCAGCATCAGATGGCGGCGTTCGTCGATGCCGTGCGCAACGGGGTCGCCGTGCCCACGGGTGGCGCCGACTCTGTCGCAACGATGCTGGTCATCGATCGGGCTTATGTGGCTGCTGGGCTGCCGCGCCGGGGTTCTGCGTTGAACTGA
- the ftrA gene encoding transcriptional regulator FtrA: MPMINKILPMRPNNRSVVALAYDGLCLFEFGIASELFGLPRPEFDFDWYEFSVVGVDSAPLRSLGGVTMAAANDLKVLSSAGTIVVPGWRDVHQPVPDELKAAIVEGHHNGARVMSICSGVFVLAATGLLDGLQATTHWRYTDLLAQMYPAIDVRPDVLYIDNGTVLTSAGSAAGLDLGIHLIRRDFGADVANSVARRLVMPAHREGGQAQFINRPPDDLSGDGSLAAVAQWCLTNLDQRLTVDDLADRASMSARTFARRFRSQFGTSPHRWILHQRVQEAQRLLEATEFSIERIAILCGFGSAATLRHHFGRVVGTSPSAYRRAFG, from the coding sequence ATGCCAATGATCAATAAGATCCTGCCAATGCGCCCGAACAACCGCAGCGTCGTTGCGCTGGCCTACGACGGGCTCTGTCTGTTCGAGTTCGGCATCGCCAGCGAACTGTTCGGCCTGCCCCGGCCCGAGTTCGACTTCGATTGGTACGAGTTCTCGGTGGTGGGGGTCGATTCGGCGCCGTTGCGGTCGTTGGGCGGGGTCACCATGGCCGCCGCGAACGACCTGAAGGTGCTGTCGTCTGCGGGAACCATCGTGGTGCCGGGATGGCGCGACGTGCACCAGCCCGTGCCCGACGAGTTGAAAGCGGCCATCGTGGAGGGCCACCACAACGGGGCGCGGGTGATGTCGATCTGCTCGGGCGTGTTCGTGTTGGCCGCCACCGGGCTGCTGGATGGTCTGCAGGCGACCACACACTGGCGCTACACCGACTTGCTGGCCCAGATGTACCCGGCCATCGATGTCAGACCCGATGTGTTGTATATCGACAACGGCACGGTGCTGACCTCGGCTGGCAGCGCGGCAGGACTCGACTTGGGCATCCATCTGATACGCCGCGACTTCGGAGCCGACGTCGCCAACTCGGTTGCACGTCGCCTGGTCATGCCCGCCCACCGCGAGGGTGGCCAGGCCCAGTTCATCAACCGCCCACCCGACGACCTCAGCGGCGACGGCTCGCTGGCTGCGGTGGCTCAGTGGTGCCTGACAAACCTCGATCAGCGCCTGACCGTGGACGATCTCGCCGACCGGGCTTCGATGTCTGCGCGAACGTTCGCCAGGCGATTCCGCTCGCAGTTCGGCACCAGCCCACACCGCTGGATCCTCCACCAGCGGGTGCAAGAGGCGCAGCGGTTGCTCGAGGCGACCGAGTTCTCGATCGAGCGCATCGCAATCTTGTGCGGCTTTGGTTCGGCGGCGACGCTGCGCCACCACTTCGGCAGGGTGGTGGGTACCAGCCCCTCGGCGTATCGCCGGGCGTTTGGTTGA
- a CDS encoding rhodanese-like domain-containing protein, which translates to MSKSVVTAHPAAAPADAIEHFAALLGFETDCWDVHEVLSAGEADFVLVDVRGKGAWEQGHIAGAVHIPHRELGSGVLDEYPDETVFVVYCAGPHCNGADRAALRLAQAGRPVKKMIGGATGWLDGVRAGPRLSLGFGLGGASAPGQFNAEPRRGSPAAT; encoded by the coding sequence ATGTCGAAATCCGTTGTCACCGCTCACCCGGCCGCCGCCCCTGCAGATGCCATCGAGCACTTCGCCGCCCTGCTCGGCTTCGAGACCGATTGCTGGGACGTGCACGAGGTGCTGTCGGCGGGCGAGGCCGACTTCGTGCTTGTGGATGTCAGGGGCAAGGGGGCCTGGGAGCAGGGCCACATCGCAGGCGCGGTACACATTCCGCACCGCGAACTCGGCAGCGGTGTGCTCGACGAGTATCCGGACGAGACCGTGTTCGTGGTCTACTGCGCCGGACCCCACTGCAACGGCGCCGACCGCGCCGCTTTGAGGCTGGCCCAAGCCGGCAGGCCGGTCAAGAAGATGATCGGCGGCGCCACAGGCTGGCTCGACGGGGTTCGAGCTGGTCCGCGGCTGAGCCTGGGCTTCGGGCTGGGCGGCGCCAGTGCACCGGGTCAGTTCAACGCAGAACCCCGGCGCGGCAGCCCAGCAGCCACATAA